A stretch of Gopherus evgoodei ecotype Sinaloan lineage chromosome 19, rGopEvg1_v1.p, whole genome shotgun sequence DNA encodes these proteins:
- the APOA4 gene encoding apolipoprotein A-IV isoform X3 — MSLKAVTLALALLAITGTHADVSAQQVADVVWNYFTQLTGDAKETMEQIQQSEISKQLNTLFQDNLQNVNSYAEDLQKKLIPFTTELHGKLSQDSEKLKEQIRQELEDLRLKLSPYADEVHQQISKNIQELQLKLSPYAEELRGQVNQNAELLRQQLAPYAQELRDKLQENVDGLQAALAPYAEQLQQQIDKNVADMKEKLAPLADELQVKIDQNMEELRKQLAPYAQDVQDKLNHQLEGLSFQMKKGTEHLRAKLSESAEELHLKMSPYAKELKEKLRTDAEGLRQSLGPYVEGLSGQMEQKIEEFRQTVGPYGEAFNKQLVQKVEEMRQKLGPYTGEVEDHLSFLEKDVRDMVASFFSTIKQIEN; from the exons ATGTCTCTGAAGGCTGTCACCCTTGCTCTGGCACTTCTCGCCATCACAG GGACCCATGCAGATGTCAGTGCCCAGCAGGTGGCCGATGTGGTCTGGAATTACTTCACCCAGCTGACGGGCGATGCCAAGGAGACGATGGAGCAGATCCAGCAATCTGAAATCAGCAAGCAGCTCAA caccctcttCCAGGACAACCTCCAGAATGTCAACTCCTACGCGGAAGACCTGCAGAAGAAGCTGATCCCCTTCACCACCGAGCTGCATGGCAAGCTGAGCCAGGACTCAGAGAAGCTGAAGGAGCAGATCCGGCAGGAGCTGGAGGACCTGCGCCTCAAGCTGTCCCCTTATGCTGATGAAGTGCACCAGCAGATCAGCAAGAACATCCAGGAGCTCCAGCTGAAGCTGAGCCCTTATGCCGAGGAGCTGCGTGGCCAGGTCAACCAGAATGCAGAGTTGCTGCGCCAGCAGCTGGCCCCTTACGCCCAAGAGCTGCGGGACAAGCTGCAGGAGAATGTGGACGGCCTCCAGGCAGCCCTGGCCCCCTATGCcgagcagctccagcagcagatTGACAAAAATGTGGCGGACATGAAGGAGAAGCTGGCGCCCTTGGCTGACGAGCTCCAAGTCAAGATAGACCAGAACATGGAGGAGCTGCGCAAGCAGCTGGCCCCCTACGCCCAGGACGTGCAGGACAAGCTCAATCACCAGCTCGAGGGCCTGTCCTTCCAGATGAAGAAGGGCACAGAGCACCTGCGGGCCAAGCTCTCGGAGAGCGCGGAAGAGCTGCACCTGAAGATGAGCCCTTATGCCAAGGAGCTGAAGGAGAAGCTGCGCACGGATGCCGAGGGCCTGCGCCAGTCCCTGGGCCCCTACGTGGAGGGCCTGAGTGGACAGATGGAACAGAAGATTGAGGAGTTCCGCCAAACCGTGGGCCCCTACGGGGAGGCCTTCAACAAGCAGCTGGTGCAGAAGGTGGAGGAGATGAGGCAGAAGCTGGGCCCCTACACTGGGGAAGTGGAGGATCATCTCAGCTTCCTGGAGAAGGACGTGCGGGACATGGTCGCCTCCTTCTTCAGCACCATCAAGCAGATCGAAAACTGA
- the APOA4 gene encoding apolipoprotein A-IV isoform X2 has translation METSVMSQSEGYAVRVAHFAWPVPEAKQHRMSLKAVTLALALLAITGTHADVSAQQVADVVWNYFTQLTGDAKETMEQIQQSEISKQLNTLFQDNLQNVNSYAEDLQKKLIPFTTELHGKLSQDSEKLKEQIRQELEDLRLKLSPYADEVHQQISKNIQELQLKLSPYAEELRGQVNQNAELLRQQLAPYAQELRDKLQENVDGLQAALAPYAEQLQQQIDKNVADMKEKLAPLADELQVKIDQNMEELRKQLAPYAQDVQDKLNHQLEGLSFQMKKGTEHLRAKLSESAEELHLKMSPYAKELKEKLRTDAEGLRQSLGPYVEGLSGQMEQKIEEFRQTVGPYGEAFNKQLVQKVEEMRQKLGPYTGEVEDHLSFLEKDVRDMVASFFSTIKQIEN, from the exons GAAGCCAAACAGCACAGGATGTCTCTGAAGGCTGTCACCCTTGCTCTGGCACTTCTCGCCATCACAG GGACCCATGCAGATGTCAGTGCCCAGCAGGTGGCCGATGTGGTCTGGAATTACTTCACCCAGCTGACGGGCGATGCCAAGGAGACGATGGAGCAGATCCAGCAATCTGAAATCAGCAAGCAGCTCAA caccctcttCCAGGACAACCTCCAGAATGTCAACTCCTACGCGGAAGACCTGCAGAAGAAGCTGATCCCCTTCACCACCGAGCTGCATGGCAAGCTGAGCCAGGACTCAGAGAAGCTGAAGGAGCAGATCCGGCAGGAGCTGGAGGACCTGCGCCTCAAGCTGTCCCCTTATGCTGATGAAGTGCACCAGCAGATCAGCAAGAACATCCAGGAGCTCCAGCTGAAGCTGAGCCCTTATGCCGAGGAGCTGCGTGGCCAGGTCAACCAGAATGCAGAGTTGCTGCGCCAGCAGCTGGCCCCTTACGCCCAAGAGCTGCGGGACAAGCTGCAGGAGAATGTGGACGGCCTCCAGGCAGCCCTGGCCCCCTATGCcgagcagctccagcagcagatTGACAAAAATGTGGCGGACATGAAGGAGAAGCTGGCGCCCTTGGCTGACGAGCTCCAAGTCAAGATAGACCAGAACATGGAGGAGCTGCGCAAGCAGCTGGCCCCCTACGCCCAGGACGTGCAGGACAAGCTCAATCACCAGCTCGAGGGCCTGTCCTTCCAGATGAAGAAGGGCACAGAGCACCTGCGGGCCAAGCTCTCGGAGAGCGCGGAAGAGCTGCACCTGAAGATGAGCCCTTATGCCAAGGAGCTGAAGGAGAAGCTGCGCACGGATGCCGAGGGCCTGCGCCAGTCCCTGGGCCCCTACGTGGAGGGCCTGAGTGGACAGATGGAACAGAAGATTGAGGAGTTCCGCCAAACCGTGGGCCCCTACGGGGAGGCCTTCAACAAGCAGCTGGTGCAGAAGGTGGAGGAGATGAGGCAGAAGCTGGGCCCCTACACTGGGGAAGTGGAGGATCATCTCAGCTTCCTGGAGAAGGACGTGCGGGACATGGTCGCCTCCTTCTTCAGCACCATCAAGCAGATCGAAAACTGA